The proteins below are encoded in one region of Homo sapiens chromosome 2, GRCh38.p14 Primary Assembly:
- the GCC2 gene encoding GRIP and coiled-coil domain-containing protein 2 isoform X5 has translation MEVTQDLVQDGVASPATPGTGKSKLETLPKEDLIKFAKKQMMLIQKAKSRCTELEKEIEELRSKPVTEGTGDIIKALTERLDALLLEKAETEQQCLSLKKENIKMKQEVEDSVTKMGDAHKELEQSHINYVKEIENLKNELMAVRSKYSEDKANLQKQLEEAMNTQLELSEQLKFQNNSEDNVKKLQEEIEKIRPGFEEQILYLQKQLDATTDEKKETVTQLQNIIEANSQHYQKNINSLQEELLQLKAIHQEEVKELMCQIEASAKEHEAEINKLNELKENLVKQCEASEKNIQKKYECELENLRKATSNANQDNQICSILLQENTFVEQVVNEKVKHLEDTLKELESQHSILKDEVTYMNNLKLKLEMDAQHIKDEFFHEREDLEFKINELLLAKEEQGCVIEKLKSELAGLNKQFCYTVEQHNREVQSLKEQHQKEISELNETFLSDSEKEKLTLMFEIQGLKEQCENLQQEKQEAILNYESLREIMEILQTELGESAGKISQEFESMKQQQASDVHELQQKLRTAFTEKDALLETVNRLQGENEKLLSQQELVPELENTIKNLQEKNGVYLLSLSQRDTMLKELEGKINSLTEEKDDFINKLKNSHEEMDNFHKKCEREERLILELGKKVEQTIQYNSELEQKVNELTGGLEETLKEKDQNDQKLEKLMVQMKVLSEDKEVLSAEVKSLYEENNKLSSEKKQLSRDLEVFLSQKEDVILKEHITQLEKKLQLMVEEQDNLNKLLENEQVQKLFVKTQLYGFLKEMGSEVSEDSEEKDVVNVLQAVGESLAKINEEKCNLAFQRDEKVLELEKEIKCLQEESVVQCEELKSLLRDYEQEKVLLRKELEEIQSEKEALQSDLLEMKNANEKTRLENQNLLIQVEEVSQTCSKSEIHNEKEKCFIKEHENLKPLLEQKELRDRRAELILLKDSLAKSPSVKNDPLSSVKELEEKIGKNRLERGKLLLQKKEGELLL, from the exons GCATTAACTGAACGTCTGGATGCTCTTCTTCTGGAAAAAGCAGAGACTGAGCAACAGTGTCTTtctctgaaaaaggaaaatataaaaatgaagcaaGAGGTTGAG GATTCTGTAACAAAGATGGGAGATGCACATAAGGAGTTGGAACAATCACATATAAACTatgtgaaagaaattgaaaatttgaaaaatgagttGATGGCAGTACGTTCCAAATACAGTGAAGACAAAGCTAACTTACAAAAGCAGCTGGAAGAAGCAATGAATACGCAATTAGAACTTTCAGAACAACTTAAATTTCAGAACAACTCTGAAGATAATGTTAAAAAACTACAAGAAGAGATTGAGAAAATTAGGCCAGGCTTTGAGGAGCAAATTTTATATCTGCAAAAGCAATTAGACGCTACCACTgatgaaaagaaggaaacagtTACTCAACTCCAAAATATCATTGAGGCTAATTCTCAGCATTaccaaaaaaatattaatagtttgcAGGAAGAGCTTTTACAGTTGAAAGCTATACACCAAGAAGAGGTGAAAGAGTTGATGTGCCAGATTGAAGCATCAGCTAAGGAACATGAAGCAGAGATAAATAAGTTGAACGAGCTAAAAGAGAACTTAGTAAAACAATGTGAGGCAAGTGAAAAGAACATCCAGAAGAAATATGAATGTGAGTTAGAAAATTTAAGGAAAGCCACCTCAAATGCAAACCAAGACAATCAGATATGTTCTATTCTCTTgcaagaaaatacatttgtagAACAAGTAGTAAATGAAAAAGTCAAACACTTAGAAGATACCTTAAAAGAACTTGAATCTCAACACAGTATCTTAAAAGATGAGGTAACTTATATGAATAATCTTAAGTTAAAACTTGAAATGGATGCTCAACATATAAAGGATGAGTTTTTTCATGAACGGGAAGACTTAGagtttaaaattaatgaattattacTAGCTAAAGAAGAACAGGGCTGtgtaattgaaaaattaaaatctgagcTAGCAGGTTTAAATAAACAGTTTTGCTATACTGTAGAACAGCATAACAGAGAAGTACAGAGTCTTAAGGAACAACATCAAAAAGAAATATCAGAACTAAATGAGACATTTTTGTcagattcagaaaaagaaaaattaacattaatgTTTGAAATACAGGGTCTTAAGGAACAGTGTGAAAACCTACAGCAAGAAAAGCAAGAAGCAATTTTAAATTATGAGAGTTTACGAGAGATTATGGAAATTTTACAAACAGAACTGGGGGAATCTGCTGGAAAAATAAGTCAAGAGTTCGAATCAATGAAGCAACAGCAAGCATCTGATGTTCATGAACTGCAGCAGAAGCTCAGAACTGCTTTTACTGAAAAAGATGCCCTTCTCGAAACTGTGAATCGCCTCcagggagaaaatgaaaagttaCTATCTCAACAAGAATTGGTACCAGAACTTGAAAATACCATAAAGAACCTTCAAGAAAAGAATGGAGTATACTTACTTAGTCTCAGTCAAAGAGATACCATGTTAAAAGAATTAGAAGGAAAGATAAATTCTCTTACTGAGGAAAaagatgattttataaataaactgaaaaattcccatgaagaaatggataatttccataagaaatgtgaaagggaagaaagattGATTCTTGAACTTGGGAAGAAAGTAGAGCAAACAATCCAGTACAACAGTGAACTAGAACAAAAGGTAAATGAATTAACAGGAGGACTAGAGGAGACTTTAAAAGAAAAGGATCAAAATgaccaaaaactagaaaaacttaTGGTTCAAATGAAAGTTCTCTCTGAAGACAAAGAAGTATTGTCAGCTGAAGTGAAGTCTCTTTATGAGGAAAACAATAAACTCAGTTCAGAAAAAAAACAGTTGAGTAGGGATTTGGAGGTttttttgtctcaaaaagaagatgTTATCCTTAAAGAACATATTACTCAATTAGAAAAGAAACTTCAGTTAATGGTTGAAGAGcaagataatttaaataaactgCTTGAAAATGAGCAAGTTCAGAAGTTATTTGTTAAAACTCAGTTGTATGGTTTTCTTAAAGAAATGGGATCAGAAGTTTCAGAAGACAGTGAAGAGAAAGATGTTGTTAATGTCCTACAGGCAGTCGGTGAATCCTTggcaaaaataaatgaggaaaaatgcAACCTGGCTTTTCAGCGTGATGAAAAAGTATTAGAGTTAGAAAAAGAGATTAAGTGCCTTCAAGAAGAGAGTGTAGTTCAGTGTGAAGAACTTAAGTCTTTATTGAGAGACTATGAGCAAGAGAAAGTTCTCTTAAGGAAAGAGTTAGAAGAAATACAGTCAGAAAAAGAGGCCCTGCAGTCTGATCTTCTAGAAATGAAGAATGCTAATGAAAAAACAAGGCTTGAAAATCAGAATCTTTTAATTCAAGTTGAAGAAGTATCTCAAACATGTAGCAAAAGTGAAAtccataatgaaaaagaaaaatgttttataaaggaACATGAAAACCTAAAGCCACTACTAGAACAAAAAGAATTACGAGATAGGAGAGCAGAGTTGATACTATTAAAG GATTCCTTAGCAAAATCACCTTCTGTAAAAAATGATCCTCTGTCTTCAGTAAAAGAGTTGGAAGAAAAAATAG gaaaaaatcgACTAGAAAGGGGAAAATTATTGCTGCAGAAGAAGGAGGGAGAATTGTTGCTCTGA
- the GCC2 gene encoding GRIP and coiled-coil domain-containing protein 2 isoform X6, whose protein sequence is MEDLVQDGVASPATPGTGKSKLETLPKEDLIKFAKKQMMLIQKAKSRCTELEKEIEELRSKPVTEGTGDIIKALTERLDALLLEKAETEQQCLSLKKENIKMKQEVEDSVTKMGDAHKELEQSHINYVKEIENLKNELMAVRSKYSEDKANLQKQLEEAMNTQLELSEQLKFQNNSEDNVKKLQEEIEKIRPGFEEQILYLQKQLDATTDEKKETVTQLQNIIEANSQHYQKNINSLQEELLQLKAIHQEEVKELMCQIEASAKEHEAEINKLNELKENLVKQCEASEKNIQKKYECELENLRKATSNANQDNQICSILLQENTFVEQVVNEKVKHLEDTLKELESQHSILKDEVTYMNNLKLKLEMDAQHIKDEFFHEREDLEFKINELLLAKEEQGCVIEKLKSELAGLNKQFCYTVEQHNREVQSLKEQHQKEISELNETFLSDSEKEKLTLMFEIQGLKEQCENLQQEKQEAILNYESLREIMEILQTELGESAGKISQEFESMKQQQASDVHELQQKLRTAFTEKDALLETVNRLQGENEKLLSQQELVPELENTIKNLQEKNGVYLLSLSQRDTMLKELEGKINSLTEEKDDFINKLKNSHEEMDNFHKKCEREERLILELGKKVEQTIQYNSELEQKVNELTGGLEETLKEKDQNDQKLEKLMVQMKVLSEDKEVLSAEVKSLYEENNKLSSEKKQLSRDLEVFLSQKEDVILKEHITQLEKKLQLMVEEQDNLNKLLENEQVQKLFVKTQLYGFLKEMGSEVSEDSEEKDVVNVLQAVGESLAKINEEKCNLAFQRDEKVLELEKEIKCLQEESVVQCEELKSLLRDYEQEKVLLRKELEEIQSEKEALQSDLLEMKNANEKTRLENQNLLIQVEEVSQTCSKSEIHNEKEKCFIKEHENLKPLLEQKELRDRRAELILLKDSLAKSPSVKNDPLSSVKELEEKIGKNRLERGKLLLQKKEGELLL, encoded by the exons GCATTAACTGAACGTCTGGATGCTCTTCTTCTGGAAAAAGCAGAGACTGAGCAACAGTGTCTTtctctgaaaaaggaaaatataaaaatgaagcaaGAGGTTGAG GATTCTGTAACAAAGATGGGAGATGCACATAAGGAGTTGGAACAATCACATATAAACTatgtgaaagaaattgaaaatttgaaaaatgagttGATGGCAGTACGTTCCAAATACAGTGAAGACAAAGCTAACTTACAAAAGCAGCTGGAAGAAGCAATGAATACGCAATTAGAACTTTCAGAACAACTTAAATTTCAGAACAACTCTGAAGATAATGTTAAAAAACTACAAGAAGAGATTGAGAAAATTAGGCCAGGCTTTGAGGAGCAAATTTTATATCTGCAAAAGCAATTAGACGCTACCACTgatgaaaagaaggaaacagtTACTCAACTCCAAAATATCATTGAGGCTAATTCTCAGCATTaccaaaaaaatattaatagtttgcAGGAAGAGCTTTTACAGTTGAAAGCTATACACCAAGAAGAGGTGAAAGAGTTGATGTGCCAGATTGAAGCATCAGCTAAGGAACATGAAGCAGAGATAAATAAGTTGAACGAGCTAAAAGAGAACTTAGTAAAACAATGTGAGGCAAGTGAAAAGAACATCCAGAAGAAATATGAATGTGAGTTAGAAAATTTAAGGAAAGCCACCTCAAATGCAAACCAAGACAATCAGATATGTTCTATTCTCTTgcaagaaaatacatttgtagAACAAGTAGTAAATGAAAAAGTCAAACACTTAGAAGATACCTTAAAAGAACTTGAATCTCAACACAGTATCTTAAAAGATGAGGTAACTTATATGAATAATCTTAAGTTAAAACTTGAAATGGATGCTCAACATATAAAGGATGAGTTTTTTCATGAACGGGAAGACTTAGagtttaaaattaatgaattattacTAGCTAAAGAAGAACAGGGCTGtgtaattgaaaaattaaaatctgagcTAGCAGGTTTAAATAAACAGTTTTGCTATACTGTAGAACAGCATAACAGAGAAGTACAGAGTCTTAAGGAACAACATCAAAAAGAAATATCAGAACTAAATGAGACATTTTTGTcagattcagaaaaagaaaaattaacattaatgTTTGAAATACAGGGTCTTAAGGAACAGTGTGAAAACCTACAGCAAGAAAAGCAAGAAGCAATTTTAAATTATGAGAGTTTACGAGAGATTATGGAAATTTTACAAACAGAACTGGGGGAATCTGCTGGAAAAATAAGTCAAGAGTTCGAATCAATGAAGCAACAGCAAGCATCTGATGTTCATGAACTGCAGCAGAAGCTCAGAACTGCTTTTACTGAAAAAGATGCCCTTCTCGAAACTGTGAATCGCCTCcagggagaaaatgaaaagttaCTATCTCAACAAGAATTGGTACCAGAACTTGAAAATACCATAAAGAACCTTCAAGAAAAGAATGGAGTATACTTACTTAGTCTCAGTCAAAGAGATACCATGTTAAAAGAATTAGAAGGAAAGATAAATTCTCTTACTGAGGAAAaagatgattttataaataaactgaaaaattcccatgaagaaatggataatttccataagaaatgtgaaagggaagaaagattGATTCTTGAACTTGGGAAGAAAGTAGAGCAAACAATCCAGTACAACAGTGAACTAGAACAAAAGGTAAATGAATTAACAGGAGGACTAGAGGAGACTTTAAAAGAAAAGGATCAAAATgaccaaaaactagaaaaacttaTGGTTCAAATGAAAGTTCTCTCTGAAGACAAAGAAGTATTGTCAGCTGAAGTGAAGTCTCTTTATGAGGAAAACAATAAACTCAGTTCAGAAAAAAAACAGTTGAGTAGGGATTTGGAGGTttttttgtctcaaaaagaagatgTTATCCTTAAAGAACATATTACTCAATTAGAAAAGAAACTTCAGTTAATGGTTGAAGAGcaagataatttaaataaactgCTTGAAAATGAGCAAGTTCAGAAGTTATTTGTTAAAACTCAGTTGTATGGTTTTCTTAAAGAAATGGGATCAGAAGTTTCAGAAGACAGTGAAGAGAAAGATGTTGTTAATGTCCTACAGGCAGTCGGTGAATCCTTggcaaaaataaatgaggaaaaatgcAACCTGGCTTTTCAGCGTGATGAAAAAGTATTAGAGTTAGAAAAAGAGATTAAGTGCCTTCAAGAAGAGAGTGTAGTTCAGTGTGAAGAACTTAAGTCTTTATTGAGAGACTATGAGCAAGAGAAAGTTCTCTTAAGGAAAGAGTTAGAAGAAATACAGTCAGAAAAAGAGGCCCTGCAGTCTGATCTTCTAGAAATGAAGAATGCTAATGAAAAAACAAGGCTTGAAAATCAGAATCTTTTAATTCAAGTTGAAGAAGTATCTCAAACATGTAGCAAAAGTGAAAtccataatgaaaaagaaaaatgttttataaaggaACATGAAAACCTAAAGCCACTACTAGAACAAAAAGAATTACGAGATAGGAGAGCAGAGTTGATACTATTAAAG GATTCCTTAGCAAAATCACCTTCTGTAAAAAATGATCCTCTGTCTTCAGTAAAAGAGTTGGAAGAAAAAATAG gaaaaaatcgACTAGAAAGGGGAAAATTATTGCTGCAGAAGAAGGAGGGAGAATTGTTGCTCTGA
- the GCC2 gene encoding GRIP and coiled-coil domain-containing protein 2 isoform 2 (isoform 2 is encoded by transcript variant 2): MKQEVEDSVTKMGDAHKELEQSHINYVKEIENLKNELMAVRSKYSEDKANLQKQLEEAMNTQLELSEQLKFQNNSEDNVKKLQEEIEKIRPGFEEQILYLQKQLDATTDEKKETVTQLQNIIEANSQHYQKNINSLQEELLQLKAIHQEEVKELMCQIEASAKEHEAEINKLNELKENLVKQCEASEKNIQKKYECELENLRKATSNANQDNQICSILLQENTFVEQVVNEKVKHLEDTLKELESQHSILKDEVTYMNNLKLKLEMDAQHIKDEFFHEREDLEFKINELLLAKEEQGCVIEKLKSELAGLNKQFCYTVEQHNREVQSLKEQHQKEISELNETFLSDSEKEKLTLMFEIQGLKEQCENLQQEKQEAILNYESLREIMEILQTELGESAGKISQEFESMKQQQASDVHELQQKLRTAFTEKDALLETVNRLQGENEKLLSQQELVPELENTIKNLQEKNGVYLLSLSQRDTMLKELEGKINSLTEEKDDFINKLKNSHEEMDNFHKKCEREERLILELGKKVEQTIQYNSELEQKVNELTGGLEETLKEKDQNDQKLEKLMVQMKVLSEDKEVLSAEVKSLYEENNKLSSEKKQLSRDLEVFLSQKEDVILKEHITQLEKKLQLMVEEQDNLNKLLENEQVQKLFVKTQLYGFLKEMGSEVSEDSEEKDVVNVLQAVGESLAKINEEKCNLAFQRDEKVLELEKEIKCLQEESVVQCEELKSLLRDYEQEKVLLRKELEEIQSEKEALQSDLLEMKNANEKTRLENQNLLIQVEEVSQTCSKSEIHNEKEKCFIKEHENLKPLLEQKELRDRRAELILLKDSLAKSPSVKNDPLSSVKELEEKIENLEKECKEKEEKINKIKLVAVKAKKELDSSRKETQTVKEELESLRSEKDQLSASMRDLIQGAESYKNLLLEYEKQSEQLDVEKERANNFEHRIEDLTRQLRNSTLQCETINSDNEDLLARIETLQSNAKLLEVQILEVQRAKAMVDKELEAEKLQKEQKIKEHATTVNELEELQVQLQKQKKQLQKTMQELELVKKDAQQTTLMNMEIADYERLMKELNQKLTNKNNKIEDLEQEIKIQKQKQETLQEEITSLQSSVQQYEEKNTKIKQLLVKTKKELADSKQAETDHLILQASLKGELEASQQQVEVYKIQLAEITSEKHKIHEHLKTSAEQHQRTLSAYQQRVTALQEECRAAKAEQATVTSEFESYKVRVHNVLKQQKNKSMSQAETEGAKQEREHLEMLIDQLKIKLQDSQNNLQINVSELQTLQSEHDTLLERHNKMLQETVSKEAELREKLCSIQSENMMMKSEHTQTVSQLTSQNEVLRNSFRDQVRHLQEEHRKTVETLQQQLSKMEAQLFQLKNEPTTRSPVSSQQSLKNLRERRNTDLPLLDMHTVTREEGEGMETTDTESVSSASTYTQSLEQLLNSPETKLEPPLWHAEFTKEELVQKLSSTTKSADHLNGLLRETEATNAILMEQIKLLKSEIRRLERNQEREKSAANLEYLKNVLLQFIFLKPGSERERLLPVINTMLQLSPEEKGKLAAVAQGEEENASRSSGWASYLHSWSGLR; this comes from the exons atgaagcaaGAGGTTGAG GATTCTGTAACAAAGATGGGAGATGCACATAAGGAGTTGGAACAATCACATATAAACTatgtgaaagaaattgaaaatttgaaaaatgagttGATGGCAGTACGTTCCAAATACAGTGAAGACAAAGCTAACTTACAAAAGCAGCTGGAAGAAGCAATGAATACGCAATTAGAACTTTCAGAACAACTTAAATTTCAGAACAACTCTGAAGATAATGTTAAAAAACTACAAGAAGAGATTGAGAAAATTAGGCCAGGCTTTGAGGAGCAAATTTTATATCTGCAAAAGCAATTAGACGCTACCACTgatgaaaagaaggaaacagtTACTCAACTCCAAAATATCATTGAGGCTAATTCTCAGCATTaccaaaaaaatattaatagtttgcAGGAAGAGCTTTTACAGTTGAAAGCTATACACCAAGAAGAGGTGAAAGAGTTGATGTGCCAGATTGAAGCATCAGCTAAGGAACATGAAGCAGAGATAAATAAGTTGAACGAGCTAAAAGAGAACTTAGTAAAACAATGTGAGGCAAGTGAAAAGAACATCCAGAAGAAATATGAATGTGAGTTAGAAAATTTAAGGAAAGCCACCTCAAATGCAAACCAAGACAATCAGATATGTTCTATTCTCTTgcaagaaaatacatttgtagAACAAGTAGTAAATGAAAAAGTCAAACACTTAGAAGATACCTTAAAAGAACTTGAATCTCAACACAGTATCTTAAAAGATGAGGTAACTTATATGAATAATCTTAAGTTAAAACTTGAAATGGATGCTCAACATATAAAGGATGAGTTTTTTCATGAACGGGAAGACTTAGagtttaaaattaatgaattattacTAGCTAAAGAAGAACAGGGCTGtgtaattgaaaaattaaaatctgagcTAGCAGGTTTAAATAAACAGTTTTGCTATACTGTAGAACAGCATAACAGAGAAGTACAGAGTCTTAAGGAACAACATCAAAAAGAAATATCAGAACTAAATGAGACATTTTTGTcagattcagaaaaagaaaaattaacattaatgTTTGAAATACAGGGTCTTAAGGAACAGTGTGAAAACCTACAGCAAGAAAAGCAAGAAGCAATTTTAAATTATGAGAGTTTACGAGAGATTATGGAAATTTTACAAACAGAACTGGGGGAATCTGCTGGAAAAATAAGTCAAGAGTTCGAATCAATGAAGCAACAGCAAGCATCTGATGTTCATGAACTGCAGCAGAAGCTCAGAACTGCTTTTACTGAAAAAGATGCCCTTCTCGAAACTGTGAATCGCCTCcagggagaaaatgaaaagttaCTATCTCAACAAGAATTGGTACCAGAACTTGAAAATACCATAAAGAACCTTCAAGAAAAGAATGGAGTATACTTACTTAGTCTCAGTCAAAGAGATACCATGTTAAAAGAATTAGAAGGAAAGATAAATTCTCTTACTGAGGAAAaagatgattttataaataaactgaaaaattcccatgaagaaatggataatttccataagaaatgtgaaagggaagaaagattGATTCTTGAACTTGGGAAGAAAGTAGAGCAAACAATCCAGTACAACAGTGAACTAGAACAAAAGGTAAATGAATTAACAGGAGGACTAGAGGAGACTTTAAAAGAAAAGGATCAAAATgaccaaaaactagaaaaacttaTGGTTCAAATGAAAGTTCTCTCTGAAGACAAAGAAGTATTGTCAGCTGAAGTGAAGTCTCTTTATGAGGAAAACAATAAACTCAGTTCAGAAAAAAAACAGTTGAGTAGGGATTTGGAGGTttttttgtctcaaaaagaagatgTTATCCTTAAAGAACATATTACTCAATTAGAAAAGAAACTTCAGTTAATGGTTGAAGAGcaagataatttaaataaactgCTTGAAAATGAGCAAGTTCAGAAGTTATTTGTTAAAACTCAGTTGTATGGTTTTCTTAAAGAAATGGGATCAGAAGTTTCAGAAGACAGTGAAGAGAAAGATGTTGTTAATGTCCTACAGGCAGTCGGTGAATCCTTggcaaaaataaatgaggaaaaatgcAACCTGGCTTTTCAGCGTGATGAAAAAGTATTAGAGTTAGAAAAAGAGATTAAGTGCCTTCAAGAAGAGAGTGTAGTTCAGTGTGAAGAACTTAAGTCTTTATTGAGAGACTATGAGCAAGAGAAAGTTCTCTTAAGGAAAGAGTTAGAAGAAATACAGTCAGAAAAAGAGGCCCTGCAGTCTGATCTTCTAGAAATGAAGAATGCTAATGAAAAAACAAGGCTTGAAAATCAGAATCTTTTAATTCAAGTTGAAGAAGTATCTCAAACATGTAGCAAAAGTGAAAtccataatgaaaaagaaaaatgttttataaaggaACATGAAAACCTAAAGCCACTACTAGAACAAAAAGAATTACGAGATAGGAGAGCAGAGTTGATACTATTAAAG GATTCCTTAGCAAAATCACCTTCTGTAAAAAATGATCCTCTGTCTTCAGTAAAAGAGTTGGAAGAAAAAATAG aaaatctggaaaaagaatgcaaagaaaaggaggagaaaataaataagataaaattagttGCCGTAAAGGCAAAGAAAGAACTAGATTCCAGCAGAAAAGAG ACCCAGACTGTGAAGGAAGAACTTGAATCTCTTCGATCAGAAAAGGACCAGTTATCTGCTTCCATGAGAGATCTCATTCAAGGAGCAGAAAGCTATAAG AATCTTTTATTAGAATATGAAAAGCAGTCAGAGCAACTGGATGTGGAAAAAGAACGTGCTAATAATTTTGAGCATCGTATTGAAGACCTTACAAGACAATTAAGAAATTCGACTTTGcag TGTGAAACAATAAATTCTGATAATGAAGATCTCCTGGCTCGTATTGAGACATTACAGTCTAATGCCAAATTATTAGAAGTACAGATTTTAGAAGTCCAGAGAGCCAAAGCAATGGTAGACAAAGAATTAGAAGCTGAAAAACTTCAGAAAGAACAGAAGATAAAG gaaCATGCCACTACTGTAAATGAACTTGAAGAACTTCAGGTACAActtcaaaagcaaaagaaacagcTTCAGAAAACCATGCAAGAATTAGAGCTggttaaaaag GATGCCCAACAAACCACATTGATGAATATGGAAATAGCTGATTATGAACGTTTGATGAAAGAACTAAATCAAAAGTTaactaataaaaacaacaagATAGAAGATTTggagcaagaaataaaaattcaaaaacagaaacaagaaaccCTACAAGAAGAAATAA CTTCATTACAGTCTTCAGTACaacaatatgaagaaaaaaacaccaaaatcaagCAATTGCTTGTGAAAACCAAAAAGGAACTGGCAGATTCAAAGCAAGCA GAAACTGATCACTTAATACTTCAAGCATCTTTAAAAGGTGAGCTGGAGGCAAGCCAGCAGCAAGTAGAAGTCTATAAA ATACAGCTGGCTGAAATAACATCAGAGAAGCACAAAATCCACGAGCACCTGAAAACCTCTGCGGAACAGCACCAGCGTACGCTAAGTGCATACCAGCAGAGAGTGACAGCACTACAGGAAGAGTGCCGTGCTGCCAAG GCAGAACAAGCTACTGTAACCTCTGAATTCGAGAGCTACAAAGTCCGAGTTCATAATGttctaaaacaacagaaaaataaatctatgtCTCAGGCTGAAACTGAGGGCGCTAAACAAGAAAG GGAACATCTGGAAATGCTGATTGACCAGCTAAAAATCAAATTACAAGATAGCCAAAATAACTTACAGATTAATGTATCTGAACTTCAAACATTGCAGTCTGAACATGATACACTGCTAGAAAGGCACAACAAGATGCTGCAGGAAACTGTGTCCAAAGAGGCGGAACTCCGGGAAAA ATTGTGTTCAATACAGTCAGAGAACATGATGATGAAATCTGAACATACACAGACTGTGAGTCAGCTAACATCCCAGAACGAGGTCCTTCGAAATAGCTTCCGAGATCAAGTGCGACATTTGCAGGAAGAACACAGAAAGACAGTGGAGACATTACAGCAGCAGCTCTCCAAGATGGAAGCACAGCTCTTCCAGCTTAAGAATGAACCGACCACAAGaa gCCCAGTTTCCTCTCAACAATCTTTGAAGAACCTTCGAGAAAGGAGAAACACAGACCTCCCGCTTCTAGACATGCACACTGTAACCCGGGAAGAGGGAGAAGGCATGGAGACAACTGATACGGAGTCTGTGTCTTCCGCCAGCACATACACACAGTCTTTAGAGCAGCTGCTTAACTCTCCCGAAACTAAACTTG AGCCTCCATTATGGCATGCTGAATTTACCAAAGAAGAATTGGTTCAGAAGCTCAGTTCCACCACAAAAAGTGCAGATCACTTAAACGGCCTGCTTCGGGAAACAGAAGCAACCAATGCAATTCTTATGGAGCAAATTAAG CTTCTCAAAAGTGAAATAAGAAGATTGGAAAGGAATCAAGAGCGAGAGAAGTCTGCAGCTAACCTGGAATACTTGAAGAACGTCTTGCTGCAGTTCATTTTCTTGAAACCAGGtagtgaaagagagagacttcTTCCTGTTATAAATACGATGTTGCAGCTCAGccctgaagaaaagggaaaacttgcTGCGGTTGCTCAAG GTGAGGAAGAAAATGCTTCCCGTTCTTCTGGATGGGCATCCTATCTTCATAGTTGGTCTGGACTTCGATAG